The Calditerrivibrio nitroreducens DSM 19672 genome window below encodes:
- a CDS encoding ATP-binding protein — MKKLPIGISSLQSIREDNCYYVDKTHFVKKLVDNGKYYFLSRPRRFGKSLLVDTIKQAFLGNMELFKGLYLENNWDWEKKHPVIHIDFGGGVVQDAQDLKEWIIKQLKRHMITYNVSVEEQNNARFMFTDLIISLKEIYKNPVVVLVDEYDKPILDNIDDTEKAIEIREVLKDFYSVLKASDQYLKLVFLTGVSRFSKVSIFSGLNQLNDITLDSEFATICGYTQSELETVFVDRLEGVDLEKLKYWYNGYSWLGDRVYNPFDVLLFFSKRDFRPYWFETGTPTFLVKLFYKYRYYLPNLENLEADEGILSNLDIDNVKIENILFQSGYLTIKDTYNLGDETYYLLSYPNFEVKTSFNKTFLNYIERYGLSHKPESQIYRSIQENKLENLKDTLYSFFASIPNDWYRKNDLDSYEGFYASVVYALFTGSGLNTRSEDTTNLGKIDLTVLYQDRAYIIEFKVVEKDSEGKALSQIKEKGYYEKYTDSCREINLIGIEFSREKRNIVYFEYEKMI, encoded by the coding sequence ATGAAGAAGCTACCAATAGGTATATCAAGTCTACAATCTATAAGAGAAGATAACTGCTATTATGTAGACAAAACCCATTTCGTTAAAAAGTTAGTTGATAACGGCAAATACTATTTCTTAAGTAGACCCAGAAGGTTTGGGAAATCTTTGCTTGTAGATACTATAAAGCAGGCTTTTTTAGGAAATATGGAGCTGTTTAAAGGATTATATTTAGAAAATAACTGGGATTGGGAGAAAAAGCACCCTGTTATACATATAGATTTTGGTGGTGGAGTAGTTCAAGATGCACAAGACCTTAAAGAGTGGATAATAAAACAGTTAAAACGTCATATGATAACCTACAACGTATCAGTAGAAGAACAAAACAATGCAAGATTTATGTTTACTGACCTTATAATTAGTCTGAAAGAGATTTACAAAAACCCTGTCGTAGTGCTGGTGGACGAGTATGATAAACCGATCCTTGACAATATAGATGATACAGAAAAAGCCATCGAGATAAGGGAAGTTTTAAAAGACTTTTACAGTGTTTTAAAAGCTTCCGATCAGTACTTAAAACTTGTATTCTTAACAGGAGTGTCAAGATTTTCAAAAGTGTCTATATTCAGCGGTTTAAATCAATTAAACGATATAACTTTAGACTCAGAATTTGCAACAATCTGTGGATATACCCAATCAGAACTTGAGACTGTATTTGTAGACAGGTTGGAAGGGGTAGATTTAGAAAAGCTAAAATACTGGTACAACGGCTACAGCTGGCTTGGAGATAGAGTTTACAACCCATTTGATGTTTTACTATTTTTTAGTAAAAGAGATTTCAGACCATACTGGTTTGAGACGGGAACACCTACATTTTTAGTTAAACTATTTTATAAGTACAGGTACTACCTACCAAACTTAGAAAACTTAGAAGCTGATGAGGGAATACTTTCTAACCTTGATATAGATAATGTAAAAATTGAAAATATTCTTTTTCAGAGTGGATATTTAACTATAAAGGATACTTACAATTTAGGTGATGAGACTTATTACCTTTTAAGTTATCCAAATTTTGAAGTAAAAACAAGCTTTAATAAAACATTTTTAAATTACATTGAAAGATACGGACTAAGCCATAAACCTGAATCTCAAATATACAGAAGTATACAGGAAAACAAGTTAGAGAATTTAAAAGACACCCTATACAGTTTTTTTGCCAGTATACCAAACGATTGGTATAGGAAAAACGATTTAGACAGCTACGAGGGATTTTACGCTTCGGTAGTGTATGCGCTTTTCACAGGAAGTGGATTAAATACAAGATCGGAAGACACGACAAATTTGGGAAAAATAGATTTGACGGTACTCTATCAGGACAGAGCCTATATCATAGAATTTAAAGTAGTAGAGAAAGACAGTGAAGGTAAGGCTTTAAGTCAGATAAAAGAGAAAGGGTATTATGAAAAATATACAGACAGTTGCCGTGAGATAAACCTGATTGGTATAGAGTTTAGCAGGGAAAAAAGGAATATAGTTTATTTTGAGTATGAAAAAATGATATAA
- a CDS encoding selenium metabolism-associated LysR family transcriptional regulator — protein sequence MDFKQIEAFVYVAKYKSFSRAAEKMLLSQPTVSTHINTLEEELGIKLFDRLSREVVLTDAGQVFFDYAVDMIDLRERSIEAIKEFLNEVSGNVKIGSSTIIAEFILPSIIKEFINRYPKTFFTMDIASSQMIIQRVVDGVLDLAVVARKIPKKDLEYKPIFRDRIVLAVNKDHPFYSRNSVFLDEILNEKFVIREVGSGTRAAVEYALKTKGYDFESLNATAVMSSTHGLLHSVKNGLGIAFVSEIALIKDICSNEVRGIPIIDLVVEKDIFLVYNKRKTSKKLIKNFLELIQEYNFNSSAGR from the coding sequence ATGGATTTTAAGCAGATAGAAGCATTCGTCTACGTGGCAAAATATAAATCATTTTCGAGGGCTGCCGAAAAAATGCTCCTCAGTCAGCCCACAGTCTCCACCCATATAAACACGCTCGAAGAGGAGCTTGGTATTAAGCTGTTTGATAGGCTCTCCCGGGAGGTGGTATTGACCGATGCGGGGCAGGTATTTTTCGACTATGCGGTGGATATGATCGATCTGAGGGAGAGATCCATTGAGGCGATAAAAGAGTTTTTAAACGAAGTAAGTGGCAACGTAAAGATAGGTTCCAGTACTATAATTGCAGAATTTATACTCCCATCCATTATTAAAGAATTTATCAATAGATATCCCAAGACCTTTTTTACGATGGATATAGCAAGCTCCCAGATGATTATACAGAGGGTTGTGGATGGTGTACTTGACCTGGCGGTAGTTGCCAGAAAGATCCCTAAAAAAGATCTTGAATACAAGCCGATTTTTCGTGATAGGATTGTCCTTGCGGTAAACAAAGACCACCCATTTTATTCGAGAAATAGTGTTTTTTTGGATGAGATTTTAAATGAAAAATTTGTAATCAGAGAGGTGGGGTCTGGTACAAGGGCTGCTGTGGAATATGCATTAAAGACCAAAGGGTACGATTTTGAAAGCTTAAATGCCACTGCGGTCATGTCATCCACCCATGGACTTTTACATTCAGTGAAAAATGGGCTTGGTATAGCATTTGTGAGCGAAATAGCCCTGATAAAAGATATCTGCTCCAATGAGGTAAGGGGTATCCCCATAATAGACCTTGTGGTGGAAAAGGATATATTCCTTGTGTACAACAAAAGAAAAACAAGCAAAAAGCTGATAAAAAATTTCCTCGAACTAATACAGGAGTACAACTTCAATAGCTCAGCTGGTAGATAA
- a CDS encoding YgaP family membrane protein: MTVERWVRVFAGLFVVVSTLLGLFHNKWWFAFTIFVGLNLFQYGFTNFCPLAKILKAIGIKEQ, from the coding sequence ATGACAGTAGAAAGATGGGTTAGAGTTTTTGCCGGGTTATTTGTGGTGGTTTCCACTTTGCTTGGACTATTCCACAATAAATGGTGGTTTGCTTTTACAATATTTGTGGGATTAAATCTCTTCCAATACGGATTCACAAATTTCTGCCCTCTGGCGAAGATATTAAAGGCTATAGGGATAAAAGAACAGTAA
- a CDS encoding efflux RND transporter permease subunit, producing MEIFDKDNKACNIDPEKEVEIIKYGIAEKLAKAFLRSKITPLLVIATLFIGIMSVIFTPKEEEPQIVVPMVDIFVPYPGAKAKDVEKKVVEPLSKLMWEIPGVEYVYSTAMNDVGMVTVRFKVGEDEEKSITKLKTKIDYNMDRMPHGVMPPIIKKMSIDDVPQVAITFYSKEMDGSKLREIATEVEQRVKEIDDISETKVIGGYKRLIRIEPDLTRLKSYNLDLFRLYGALSMSNMALNAGEITNIYKNVYISAGGFFSSVDEVSNIVVSVFGGKPVYLKDVATVKDDAEIPDHYHIIGFNDKISSDKLQAVTLSISKRKGSDSVVVADKILEKIQYLKGYIIPSNVEVKITRNYGETAYEKVKTLMEHLIGAIVAVIIVMTITMGWRAGLVVFVALPVTFALTLFVYYMFDYTLNRVTLFALIFVTGLVVDDAIIIVENMERHFRIARTNLLERAIRAVGEVGNPTILATITVIVAIYPMAFVRGLMGPYMKPMPIGASLAMIFSLLVALIITPWLAYKLLAGHTKVEDEVDEEEYVRSSKLYKIYKNVLTPLFDKLSYRLLFTFVMLGLFFGAFLFIPTKKVVMKMLPFDNKNELQIIIDMPEGTPLEKTTMVANEIGNYLSTVKEVENYQIYSGIAAPYNFNGLVRHYFLRKGSNVADIQVNFVDKSKRKLQSHDLAKILREPVQKIGDKYGANIKLAEIPPGPPVLSTLVAEVYGPTEQDRIEVARMIKEVFTKTDGVVDIDWFVEDDMEEYDFSINREKAALSGISTEMVSKTVYMALAGMKVGGLHNSDNRESVDITIRLPQNQRNKLDLIKDLNIVSMTGRVVPLGELVNIKKKIKDKALYGKNNLPVVYVVADVAGKEESPVYAMLKMKDEIDRLTYKGEKIKQYWTGMPEKTDKVSMKWDGEWQVTYEVFRDLGLAFAAVIIIMYFVLVGWFKSFVTPIIMLIPIPLSLLGIIPGHFIFGEFFTATSMIGFIALAGIMVRNAVLLIDFIEASLEKGKDIRDAVIEAGAIRTRPVVLTTIAVITGALFMLPDPIFAGLGVSLITGAVVSTILTLVIIPMTYYFYYRFRL from the coding sequence ATGGAAATCTTTGATAAAGATAATAAGGCCTGCAATATAGATCCAGAAAAAGAGGTGGAGATCATTAAATACGGTATAGCGGAAAAGCTTGCCAAAGCATTCTTGCGATCTAAAATTACACCTCTTCTGGTTATTGCAACGTTGTTTATAGGTATTATGTCGGTTATTTTTACACCTAAAGAGGAAGAACCCCAGATTGTCGTACCAATGGTTGATATTTTTGTACCATATCCTGGTGCAAAGGCAAAAGATGTGGAAAAAAAGGTTGTGGAGCCTCTGTCCAAGCTGATGTGGGAGATTCCAGGAGTGGAGTACGTATATTCCACAGCCATGAACGATGTTGGGATGGTTACAGTTCGATTTAAAGTTGGGGAGGATGAGGAGAAGAGTATCACAAAGCTGAAAACCAAGATAGATTACAATATGGATAGAATGCCTCATGGTGTAATGCCTCCGATTATAAAAAAGATGTCGATTGATGATGTGCCTCAGGTGGCTATTACATTTTACTCTAAAGAAATGGATGGTTCAAAATTGAGGGAGATAGCCACAGAGGTTGAGCAGAGGGTGAAAGAGATCGACGATATCTCTGAAACAAAAGTGATTGGTGGATATAAACGTTTGATAAGAATTGAGCCGGATCTCACTAGGCTCAAATCGTATAATTTAGACCTATTCAGACTTTATGGCGCTTTATCGATGTCCAATATGGCACTCAATGCTGGTGAGATTACAAATATTTATAAAAATGTGTATATATCGGCTGGTGGTTTTTTCTCTTCAGTGGATGAGGTAAGTAATATAGTTGTTTCGGTATTTGGGGGTAAACCGGTCTACCTAAAGGATGTGGCAACCGTGAAGGATGATGCGGAGATACCTGATCATTATCATATAATCGGTTTCAACGATAAGATAAGCTCGGACAAACTCCAGGCTGTGACCCTTTCCATATCAAAGAGGAAGGGTAGCGATTCAGTAGTTGTGGCGGATAAGATTCTGGAAAAGATTCAATATCTAAAAGGGTATATCATACCTTCAAACGTGGAGGTAAAGATTACCAGAAATTACGGTGAAACAGCCTACGAGAAAGTAAAAACACTCATGGAGCATCTCATCGGCGCCATTGTGGCTGTTATTATTGTAATGACCATTACTATGGGCTGGAGGGCTGGACTTGTGGTTTTTGTGGCTCTTCCGGTGACATTTGCCCTCACCCTGTTTGTATACTATATGTTTGACTACACCTTAAATAGAGTAACACTCTTTGCTCTTATCTTTGTTACAGGTCTGGTGGTGGATGATGCCATTATCATCGTGGAGAATATGGAAAGGCATTTCCGTATTGCCAGAACTAATCTTCTGGAAAGGGCTATAAGAGCAGTAGGAGAAGTGGGTAACCCTACGATTCTCGCCACCATTACAGTTATTGTGGCTATATACCCTATGGCATTTGTTAGAGGGCTGATGGGGCCATATATGAAGCCGATGCCAATTGGTGCATCCCTTGCAATGATATTCTCATTACTTGTGGCACTCATCATTACCCCCTGGCTTGCATATAAGTTACTTGCCGGACATACAAAAGTGGAAGATGAAGTGGATGAAGAAGAATACGTAAGATCGAGTAAATTATACAAAATTTACAAAAATGTTTTGACGCCGCTTTTTGATAAGCTTTCATACAGACTTCTGTTTACATTTGTGATGCTGGGGCTATTTTTTGGAGCATTTTTATTTATCCCCACAAAGAAGGTTGTTATGAAGATGCTTCCCTTTGACAACAAAAACGAGCTTCAGATCATCATAGATATGCCGGAAGGTACTCCGCTGGAAAAAACCACTATGGTGGCTAATGAGATTGGAAACTATCTATCAACTGTCAAAGAGGTGGAAAACTACCAGATCTATTCTGGGATTGCCGCTCCGTACAATTTTAATGGTCTTGTGAGACACTACTTTTTGAGAAAGGGTAGCAATGTGGCGGATATTCAGGTGAATTTTGTGGATAAATCTAAGAGGAAGCTGCAGAGCCATGACCTTGCAAAAATTCTAAGAGAACCAGTACAGAAGATAGGGGACAAGTATGGTGCAAATATCAAGCTTGCTGAGATTCCACCCGGACCTCCAGTATTATCCACCCTTGTGGCTGAAGTTTATGGCCCTACAGAGCAGGATAGGATAGAAGTAGCCAGGATGATAAAAGAGGTTTTTACCAAAACAGATGGTGTGGTGGATATCGACTGGTTTGTGGAAGATGATATGGAGGAATACGATTTTAGTATAAACAGAGAAAAAGCTGCTTTAAGTGGCATATCCACAGAGATGGTGTCAAAAACTGTTTACATGGCCCTTGCGGGAATGAAGGTGGGGGGATTGCATAATAGTGATAATAGGGAGTCTGTGGATATAACCATAAGGCTTCCACAAAACCAGAGAAACAAGCTTGATCTGATAAAAGATCTGAATATTGTCTCTATGACAGGTAGGGTTGTCCCTCTGGGTGAGCTTGTAAATATCAAGAAAAAGATTAAAGACAAGGCTCTTTATGGGAAAAATAACCTACCGGTGGTGTATGTGGTGGCTGATGTGGCAGGTAAAGAGGAGAGTCCAGTATATGCTATGCTAAAGATGAAAGATGAGATAGACAGGCTTACCTACAAAGGTGAAAAGATTAAGCAATACTGGACTGGAATGCCTGAAAAAACTGACAAGGTATCTATGAAGTGGGATGGTGAATGGCAGGTGACTTATGAAGTATTTAGAGATCTTGGACTGGCATTTGCGGCAGTTATTATAATTATGTACTTTGTCCTTGTGGGCTGGTTTAAATCATTTGTGACACCGATAATCATGCTCATCCCTATACCTCTCAGTCTTTTGGGGATAATTCCTGGACATTTCATATTTGGAGAGTTTTTTACAGCCACAAGTATGATAGGATTCATTGCCCTTGCGGGTATTATGGTGAGAAATGCTGTGCTTTTGATAGACTTTATCGAGGCAAGTTTAGAAAAAGGGAAAGATATAAGGGATGCTGTGATCGAGGCGGGTGCAATAAGGACGAGACCTGTGGTACTTACCACTATTGCGGTTATTACCGGTGCGCTCTTTATGCTTCCTGATCCAATATTTGCGGGTCTGGGTGTATCCCTCATCACAGGTGCGGTGGTGTCCACAATATTGACACTTGTCATAATCCCTATGACATACTATTTTTACTATAGGTTTAGATTATAA
- a CDS encoding efflux RND transporter periplasmic adaptor subunit, whose translation MFRYITFLMLLFVISCGGSNKDDIAKKEQVSSHKVSMAVVSNVQVPVLREFSGTVSSEEMVSLSPKVMGYITRINYTEGSSFKKGAVLVEISSPEIHEKLKFADAAVAEADNAISQGEVGLKVAQDQLRQAQAQYELAEKTYKRYKSLLASESISKQEFDQVEAQYKVALEGKNAAERAVRLAEERINQAKTKKNQAIAGKNEASAYVGYTRIVAPFDGVVLEKLIDVGNLAAPGQPIIKIGSNKNVIYTYVSESMFQKVKVGDQLDVKIDSMGKEFKSKVLEIAPNIDPATRNFKVKLSADKSVPVGVYVNVYVNDGMRDAIYVPKTAVVKRGQVEAVLVNLNGKADMRIVKTGIEKDGKVEILSGLSGGEKIVVNKLDNIKAGDILEG comes from the coding sequence ATGTTTAGGTACATTACTTTTTTAATGTTGTTGTTTGTGATATCCTGTGGCGGTAGCAATAAAGATGATATTGCTAAAAAAGAACAGGTGAGTTCACACAAGGTGTCTATGGCGGTTGTGTCAAATGTGCAGGTACCAGTACTCAGGGAATTTTCAGGGACTGTTTCTTCAGAAGAGATGGTATCTTTAAGCCCAAAGGTGATGGGATATATCACGAGGATAAACTACACAGAGGGGTCATCCTTTAAAAAGGGTGCAGTGCTTGTGGAGATAAGTAGTCCTGAAATCCATGAGAAGTTAAAATTTGCTGATGCCGCCGTTGCTGAGGCTGACAATGCCATTTCTCAAGGGGAAGTGGGATTAAAGGTAGCCCAGGATCAATTAAGACAGGCACAGGCTCAATACGAATTGGCTGAGAAGACTTACAAGAGATATAAAAGTCTTCTGGCTTCAGAGAGTATAAGTAAGCAGGAATTTGATCAGGTGGAGGCACAATACAAAGTGGCACTTGAGGGGAAAAATGCCGCAGAAAGAGCTGTTAGACTGGCTGAAGAGAGGATAAATCAGGCTAAGACGAAAAAGAATCAGGCGATAGCAGGAAAAAATGAAGCTTCGGCATACGTGGGTTATACAAGAATTGTGGCCCCTTTTGATGGGGTAGTATTGGAAAAACTGATCGATGTGGGAAATCTGGCTGCTCCAGGACAGCCTATTATCAAAATTGGTAGCAATAAGAATGTAATATATACGTATGTTTCTGAATCGATGTTTCAAAAGGTAAAAGTGGGTGATCAGCTTGATGTTAAGATCGATTCTATGGGTAAGGAGTTTAAGTCAAAAGTGCTTGAGATAGCTCCAAACATAGACCCAGCAACGAGAAATTTTAAAGTAAAACTTTCGGCTGATAAATCGGTTCCTGTGGGAGTCTATGTGAATGTATACGTAAACGATGGGATGAGGGATGCAATATATGTTCCGAAGACTGCTGTTGTAAAGAGAGGACAGGTGGAGGCTGTGTTAGTAAATCTCAATGGTAAAGCTGATATGAGGATAGTAAAAACCGGTATAGAAAAAGATGGAAAAGTGGAGATCCTCAGTGGACTCTCTGGTGGTGAAAAAATTGTGGTGAACAAGCTGGATAATATTAAAGCAGGAGATATACTGGAGGGGTAA
- a CDS encoding TolC family protein, translating into MLNKKALVSIFIFSSLSLNAAQLTLEEAKNILLEKNGLIKAYSEEVTSSQFRVEQAKSGFMPKLNISETFISTDEPGSAAFIKISQGNFTPTYMATMSDPDRTKNFETKIELVQPLLLQGKVYFGFKQAEEMKKASEKILDAVKQELIYNLVRAYYGKALADKSVEVTEKSMERTKKYRDLTAEFYRNGLLVKSDLLVAESRVNLNESYIAEAKKQVEVAHSHLQRLLDKDGVFSVMWSDPGLKVDKSLDEYIKIAIENRKDLKAMEDFARVQELEYKKNRWSYSPEIVAFANYKMNDTSFLGDSGKGFTVGAMINFNIFNGFMNKNKISEEKSKKMAIDYKLLDKRNEIKSEVKDAYYSVLAAESKIEAMKKSLEASYAALNITENRFKEGLARITDLLDREVDVKNAELALYMAEYELIESKTKLYKAAGILK; encoded by the coding sequence ATGTTGAATAAAAAGGCTTTGGTGTCTATATTTATATTCTCTTCTTTGAGCTTAAATGCTGCCCAGCTAACATTAGAGGAAGCAAAGAATATTTTATTGGAAAAAAATGGTTTGATAAAGGCTTATAGTGAAGAGGTAACCTCATCACAGTTTAGAGTGGAGCAGGCTAAAAGTGGTTTTATGCCCAAACTCAATATCAGTGAAACATTCATAAGTACCGATGAGCCTGGATCTGCCGCTTTCATAAAGATTTCTCAGGGAAACTTCACTCCGACGTATATGGCAACGATGTCAGACCCTGACAGGACGAAGAATTTTGAGACGAAGATAGAGCTGGTGCAGCCTTTACTACTTCAGGGGAAGGTATATTTTGGTTTTAAGCAGGCAGAAGAGATGAAAAAGGCTTCAGAAAAGATTCTGGATGCTGTAAAGCAGGAGTTAATATACAACCTTGTTAGGGCTTACTACGGGAAAGCATTGGCGGATAAAAGTGTGGAAGTTACTGAAAAATCGATGGAAAGAACCAAAAAATACAGGGATCTTACCGCAGAATTTTACCGTAATGGTTTACTTGTAAAGAGCGATCTTCTGGTGGCGGAGTCAAGAGTCAATCTGAATGAAAGCTACATTGCGGAGGCAAAAAAACAGGTGGAGGTTGCCCATTCTCATCTTCAGAGGTTGCTGGATAAAGATGGTGTATTTTCTGTGATGTGGAGCGATCCTGGGCTTAAAGTGGATAAATCTCTTGATGAGTATATAAAAATTGCGATTGAAAATAGAAAGGATTTAAAAGCTATGGAGGATTTTGCCAGAGTACAGGAGCTTGAATACAAGAAGAATAGATGGAGTTATTCACCTGAAATAGTTGCATTTGCTAATTATAAAATGAATGATACATCTTTTTTGGGGGACTCCGGTAAGGGTTTTACAGTGGGAGCAATGATAAATTTTAATATCTTCAACGGTTTTATGAACAAAAATAAAATAAGTGAAGAAAAAAGTAAAAAAATGGCCATTGACTACAAATTACTAGATAAAAGAAACGAGATCAAATCTGAAGTAAAAGATGCCTACTATTCAGTATTAGCTGCTGAAAGTAAGATTGAAGCGATGAAAAAGTCTCTCGAGGCTTCTTATGCAGCTCTCAACATTACTGAAAACAGATTTAAAGAAGGGCTTGCAAGAATTACCGACCTTCTGGATAGGGAGGTGGATGTGAAAAATGCCGAGCTGGCACTTTATATGGCTGAGTATGAACTGATTGAGAGTAAAACAAAGCTTTACAAAGCAGCTGGGATTTTGAAGTAG
- a CDS encoding ArsR/SmtB family transcription factor, with translation MDIDYIADQLKVLGHPVRLSIVIGLLNNECSVTKMSEGLNMSQASVSRHLAILRSFDIVEGKRKGTQICYYLKDEKIAKMVKSLLED, from the coding sequence ATGGATATCGATTATATTGCAGATCAGCTAAAGGTTTTGGGGCATCCGGTGAGGCTAAGCATAGTTATCGGTCTTTTGAATAATGAATGCTCGGTAACTAAGATGAGTGAGGGTTTAAATATGTCTCAGGCGTCAGTAAGCCGACATCTGGCTATTTTGAGAAGTTTTGATATTGTTGAAGGGAAAAGAAAGGGTACTCAGATCTGTTATTACCTCAAAGATGAAAAGATAGCGAAAATGGTAAAATCTCTTTTGGAGGATTAG